A section of the Microbulbifer pacificus genome encodes:
- the rfbD gene encoding dTDP-4-dehydrorhamnose reductase produces MNHPWESDCRQTVQAKKMKILITGKCGQLGQQLQQQAPADVSLIAHGRDTLDIANKEQVFTVLKQEQPDAVINAAAYTAVDKAESDVDLAYAINARGPENLALACRELGIRLIHVSTDYVFDGKQFYPYQPGDRRNPLGVYGESKARGEEAIEAILPEAIIVRTAWVYDRTGRNFVNTMLRLMSERDQLGVVTDQIGTPTWAGNLAKCLFALAQNADAKGIYHCTDAGTASWYDFAIAIFDEGRAAGLISPDKHVRINPIATSDYPTAAIRPSYSVLDKTRLTKEVGVELSHWRRVLRMVLRS; encoded by the coding sequence CTGAACCACCCGTGGGAATCTGATTGCAGGCAAACCGTACAGGCAAAAAAAATGAAAATCCTGATTACCGGTAAATGCGGCCAACTGGGCCAGCAGCTCCAACAGCAGGCTCCAGCAGATGTCTCGCTTATCGCCCATGGCCGCGACACTCTGGATATTGCAAATAAAGAGCAAGTATTTACGGTCCTCAAACAGGAGCAACCCGACGCCGTCATCAATGCCGCCGCATACACCGCAGTAGACAAAGCCGAATCCGATGTTGATCTGGCGTATGCCATAAACGCCCGAGGGCCGGAAAACCTGGCGCTCGCCTGCCGCGAACTCGGCATCCGCCTGATTCACGTCTCCACAGATTATGTATTCGATGGCAAGCAGTTCTACCCGTACCAGCCCGGCGATAGGCGAAATCCATTGGGGGTGTATGGTGAAAGCAAAGCCCGCGGCGAAGAAGCCATCGAAGCCATACTGCCGGAAGCCATCATCGTCCGCACTGCTTGGGTCTACGACCGCACGGGTCGCAATTTCGTGAACACCATGCTTCGTTTGATGAGCGAGCGCGACCAGCTAGGCGTTGTCACCGATCAGATCGGTACACCCACCTGGGCTGGGAACCTGGCTAAATGCCTGTTTGCACTGGCGCAAAACGCCGATGCCAAAGGCATCTACCATTGCACTGACGCCGGTACGGCCAGCTGGTACGACTTCGCGATTGCCATTTTTGATGAGGGAAGGGCGGCTGGACTGATATCGCCAGACAAACATGTGCGAATTAATCCCATTGCCACCAGCGACTACCCAACCGCGGCAATCCGCCCGTCCTACAGTGTGTTGGATAAAACTCGCCTGACCAAAGAAGTAGGCGTAGAGCTCAGTCACTGGCGTCGAGTACTGAGAATGGTGCTCAGAAGTTAA
- the rfbB gene encoding dTDP-glucose 4,6-dehydratase produces the protein MSNLLVTGGAGFIGANFVHYWMKAYPQDKIVVLDALTYAGNKASLAPVAENPNFTFCHGNICDTPMVEKLLTEHGIDTVVHFAAESHVDRSILGPDAFIETNIIGTHSLLKAARKIWLEQGWNPEHHRFHHVSTDEVYGTLGPADPAFSETTPYAPNSPYSASKAASDHLVRAYHHTYGLNVTTSNCSNNYGPYHFPEKLIPLVITNILSDKPIPVYGDGQQIRDWLYVEDHARGIELVLKKGRVGECYNLGGINEWANIEIVKLICKLMNDVFANDSSFLQRFPNAKLVGRGRADELITFVKDRSGHDRRYAIDPRKSNEELGYQPVESFSSGLQKTIRWFLENAQWWSPLLKANPNSAVTATCQIPSLSP, from the coding sequence ATGAGTAACCTGCTGGTTACCGGCGGAGCCGGCTTTATCGGTGCCAACTTTGTCCATTATTGGATGAAGGCCTATCCCCAAGACAAAATCGTTGTGCTGGATGCGCTGACCTACGCCGGCAACAAAGCCAGCCTTGCCCCGGTCGCTGAAAACCCGAATTTCACTTTCTGCCATGGGAACATCTGCGATACCCCCATGGTAGAAAAACTGCTCACCGAGCACGGCATCGACACCGTGGTGCACTTTGCCGCCGAGAGCCACGTGGACCGCTCCATCCTGGGGCCAGACGCATTTATTGAAACCAATATTATCGGCACGCACAGTCTGTTAAAGGCGGCCAGAAAAATCTGGCTGGAACAGGGGTGGAATCCAGAACATCATCGATTCCACCACGTCTCTACCGATGAAGTGTACGGAACGCTGGGGCCGGCTGATCCAGCCTTCAGCGAGACCACGCCTTATGCTCCCAATAGCCCGTACTCGGCGAGCAAGGCGGCCTCCGATCACTTGGTGCGAGCCTATCACCACACCTATGGACTGAACGTCACCACCAGTAACTGCTCCAATAATTACGGCCCTTACCATTTTCCTGAAAAGCTGATTCCGCTGGTCATCACCAATATCCTGAGTGACAAACCAATCCCGGTTTACGGCGATGGCCAGCAGATCCGCGACTGGCTTTACGTGGAAGATCACGCTCGGGGAATTGAGTTAGTGCTGAAAAAAGGTCGCGTGGGCGAGTGCTACAACCTTGGCGGCATCAATGAATGGGCGAATATCGAGATTGTGAAACTGATCTGCAAATTGATGAACGACGTGTTCGCCAATGACTCCTCATTTTTGCAGCGTTTTCCCAATGCAAAATTGGTTGGTCGGGGTAGGGCAGACGAGTTGATCACATTTGTGAAAGATCGCTCCGGCCATGATCGCCGCTACGCGATCGACCCGCGCAAATCAAATGAAGAGCTGGGGTACCAGCCGGTGGAGTCATTCTCCTCCGGCCTTCAAAAAACGATCCGATGGTTTTTGGAAAATGCGCAGTGGTGGTCGCCCTTGCTCAAGGCAAACCCAAATTCGGCCGTAACTGCCACGTGCCAGATCCCCTCTCTCTCTCCATAA
- a CDS encoding AMP-binding protein, with translation MLGEVYSYSIINDRNSLIDAIYENVKSNPSQIAVADTCKKISYRELWISAAELSNKLRKSGVKKASPVVVLLDHSVESLTAMLSIFMAGAVYVPLDIHAPEKSLCEIIERLAPSAVIGRDDIQAAFQSLGISIITEISYPSSIQSENLLDGICVVEKVELSDLSHMFFTSGTTGASKGVLSTYEALKYYIYSALDEFSFSREDVFLSIARPSFSISLFEILIPLVAGGRVRILRRNEALDLNFLERCLEGVTVAHIGPGLLRLLLKHLRSENKIVNGFPRIRHLSSGGDVVSHDLLTEAAKFFRFADVFILYGCTEINCMGTFLPFHADGDSWVGRVGKAMRGVEVLVLDEYGMPVNQGEVGSVNFKSKGLAKCYFQDEVLTKAKFRVSSNSERIYDSGDLGRINSHGELELIGRSDFQVKIRGMRVEILAVERLIRSYSCVDDCMVVGESAGHGGTTLIAYLVLVDASKFDCEKFKIFLGESLSDFMIPSKVFHARKLPLNKNLKLDRRSRPDEAELIFPDSSGVETAMDDDSGELAKIWCEVNEVSKVSPSDRFFDVGGNSLAAVSIIAKVMDLFRVQLNFEDFCDNPSFSTLVCRVSNGTLKKREYVIKLKDGDPNLPPIVLVCGTIIYNELANILDLKNPLYVIYMEEEIELIRYGLDAKSFANISKFEYLVSRYLQGLNSINLERGFYLGGHSFGGLLALALASIKEAQGGSVHGIYLFDSRIPNYFSCRGPFKKGLSYLKRLVLSLPKKILNDEQERSKLSKLTLLQAHTAASGSFSFPNVSAEIFLFRAKRRRPLDPNLWDLGWSPYYPQIVVKNIDGCHLGIMKKDKVQKIANGIEEYV, from the coding sequence ATGTTGGGTGAAGTATATTCTTATTCAATCATTAATGACAGAAATAGCCTTATTGATGCCATTTATGAAAATGTAAAGTCTAATCCTAGTCAGATTGCAGTAGCTGACACATGTAAAAAAATAAGTTACAGGGAGCTCTGGATAAGTGCGGCAGAGCTGTCGAATAAACTAAGAAAGTCAGGAGTAAAAAAGGCTTCGCCTGTAGTCGTGCTATTAGATCACAGTGTAGAAAGCCTGACAGCGATGCTGTCTATATTTATGGCTGGTGCAGTATATGTTCCGCTAGACATTCATGCTCCAGAAAAATCATTGTGCGAAATTATTGAGAGATTGGCTCCCTCTGCCGTTATTGGTAGAGATGATATTCAGGCTGCATTTCAGAGTCTTGGCATTTCCATCATCACTGAAATTAGCTATCCATCTTCAATTCAAAGCGAAAATCTTCTTGATGGTATATGTGTTGTAGAAAAGGTCGAATTAAGTGACCTATCACATATGTTTTTTACTTCGGGTACTACGGGGGCAAGCAAGGGGGTATTGTCTACCTACGAGGCATTAAAATATTACATATATTCCGCTCTCGACGAATTCAGTTTCTCCCGAGAAGATGTTTTTCTTTCAATAGCTAGGCCATCTTTTAGTATTAGTTTGTTTGAAATTCTTATCCCACTGGTCGCTGGCGGTCGGGTAAGGATATTACGGCGTAACGAAGCGCTTGATTTGAATTTTTTGGAAAGATGCCTTGAGGGAGTAACTGTTGCCCATATCGGACCTGGTTTGTTGCGCCTATTGTTAAAGCATCTGCGCAGTGAAAATAAAATAGTAAATGGTTTTCCTCGCATTCGCCACCTCTCATCGGGTGGGGATGTTGTATCACATGACCTATTAACGGAAGCTGCGAAATTTTTCCGTTTTGCAGATGTGTTTATTCTTTATGGCTGTACCGAAATTAATTGCATGGGTACTTTTTTGCCATTCCACGCAGATGGCGATTCCTGGGTGGGGCGAGTGGGAAAGGCTATGCGTGGAGTGGAGGTACTGGTCTTGGATGAGTACGGGATGCCAGTTAATCAAGGTGAGGTTGGCTCCGTAAACTTTAAAAGTAAAGGCCTGGCGAAATGTTACTTTCAAGACGAAGTCTTAACTAAAGCAAAGTTCCGTGTCAGCTCAAATAGCGAGCGTATATATGATTCCGGGGATTTGGGAAGAATTAACTCTCATGGTGAATTGGAGCTTATCGGAAGGTCTGATTTTCAAGTGAAAATCAGAGGGATGCGGGTAGAAATTCTTGCTGTCGAAAGGCTTATTCGTTCCTACTCTTGCGTTGATGATTGTATGGTAGTCGGAGAGTCTGCAGGGCATGGAGGCACGACATTAATTGCCTATTTAGTTTTGGTAGATGCTTCCAAATTTGATTGCGAAAAATTTAAAATATTTCTCGGTGAATCGCTAAGCGATTTCATGATTCCAAGTAAAGTATTTCATGCGCGGAAACTTCCTTTAAATAAAAACTTGAAACTGGATAGGCGGTCAAGGCCTGATGAAGCGGAGCTTATTTTTCCAGATTCCAGCGGTGTGGAAACTGCTATGGATGATGATTCTGGTGAGCTTGCGAAGATATGGTGCGAAGTAAATGAGGTCAGCAAGGTCAGTCCAAGTGACCGTTTTTTTGACGTTGGTGGTAACTCTTTGGCGGCGGTTTCCATTATTGCCAAGGTTATGGATCTTTTTAGGGTGCAGCTGAACTTTGAAGATTTTTGCGATAATCCATCTTTTAGTACTCTGGTTTGTAGAGTTTCTAATGGCACATTAAAAAAACGTGAATATGTTATCAAGTTAAAAGACGGAGATCCAAATCTTCCACCCATAGTGCTCGTTTGTGGAACCATTATATACAATGAGCTGGCAAATATATTGGATTTAAAAAACCCATTATATGTAATTTATATGGAGGAGGAGATTGAGTTAATTCGTTACGGGTTGGATGCCAAATCTTTTGCCAATATATCTAAATTTGAATATCTGGTGTCACGATATCTTCAGGGGTTAAATTCAATAAACCTTGAAAGAGGTTTTTACTTGGGTGGGCATTCTTTTGGGGGACTATTAGCTTTGGCTCTGGCTTCTATTAAAGAGGCGCAAGGAGGAAGTGTTCATGGAATTTACTTGTTTGACTCCCGGATTCCAAACTACTTTAGTTGTCGAGGCCCGTTTAAAAAAGGTCTTTCTTATTTGAAGAGATTAGTTTTATCTCTACCGAAGAAAATATTGAACGATGAGCAGGAGCGTTCAAAACTTAGTAAGCTAACTTTATTGCAGGCCCATACGGCGGCAAGTGGTAGCTTTAGTTTCCCTAATGTTTCCGCAGAAATTTTTTTGTTTAGAGCAAAACGCAGGCGGCCATTAGATCCAAATTTATGGGATCTTGGTTGGTCTCCTTATTACCCGCAAATAGTTGTTAAGAATATAGATGGCTGTCACTTGGGTATAATGAAAAAAGATAAAGTACAAAAAATTGCAAATGGAATTGAAGAATATGTTTAG
- the hppD gene encoding 4-hydroxyphenylpyruvate dioxygenase, with product METVTVLGLSFIEFSASDPDRFRMLFENMGFTEFKWCDDFDVTLHCEGEVHFIFNPSSYKPLREFRKSHVRGVSGIAFRVSNSLDAFSRAVALGAEPAERAQYGLYAIKGVGDSNVYFIDESEEKSLFAQFSYQKQLKDSSKYVKVDHLTHNLFPGGIKRYKEFYGRIFGFKSLRSFDIDGAKTGLISEVIASECRNIIIPLNETKDDKSQIAEFLKDYGGEGVQHVALLSNDLADVVEDLTRDGIEFQNTPDTYYENLNSRLPNHSESVERLRYHRILLDGGESQGGGYLLQIFTKNIIGPIFFEFIQRKGNQGFGEGNFKALFESIELDQVRRGVI from the coding sequence ATGGAAACAGTTACTGTCTTGGGTTTATCGTTTATCGAATTTTCGGCAAGTGATCCGGATAGGTTTAGAATGCTTTTCGAGAATATGGGTTTCACTGAATTTAAATGGTGCGATGATTTTGATGTCACGCTTCATTGCGAAGGTGAGGTCCATTTCATTTTCAATCCTTCTTCTTACAAACCGTTGAGAGAATTTCGTAAATCTCATGTAAGGGGTGTAAGTGGAATAGCATTTCGTGTAAGTAATTCATTAGACGCATTCTCAAGGGCGGTTGCGCTCGGTGCTGAGCCGGCTGAACGTGCTCAATATGGTCTGTATGCGATAAAAGGTGTTGGAGACTCAAATGTCTATTTTATAGACGAGAGTGAAGAGAAGTCCCTTTTTGCGCAGTTTTCGTATCAAAAACAATTAAAAGATAGTTCAAAGTATGTAAAAGTTGATCACTTGACGCACAATTTGTTTCCAGGTGGAATTAAGAGATATAAAGAGTTTTATGGTCGAATATTCGGCTTCAAAAGTCTGCGAAGTTTCGATATTGACGGTGCCAAAACTGGTTTGATCAGTGAAGTTATTGCCAGTGAGTGCCGAAATATCATTATTCCTTTAAATGAAACAAAAGATGACAAATCCCAAATCGCCGAGTTTTTAAAAGACTATGGTGGAGAGGGGGTTCAACATGTGGCGTTGTTGTCAAACGATCTTGCTGACGTGGTAGAAGATCTCACCAGAGATGGGATTGAGTTTCAGAATACTCCCGACACCTATTATGAAAACCTTAACAGTCGGCTGCCAAACCATAGTGAATCAGTAGAGCGTCTAAGGTATCACCGGATACTTCTTGATGGAGGCGAGAGCCAGGGGGGAGGGTACTTACTCCAAATCTTTACGAAAAATATTATTGGGCCGATCTTTTTCGAATTTATTCAAAGAAAAGGCAACCAAGGTTTTGGTGAGGGTAATTTCAAGGCCTTGTTTGAATCAATAGAATTGGACCAGGTGCGCAGAGGTGTAATTTGA